One window of Microbacterium sediminis genomic DNA carries:
- a CDS encoding ABC transporter substrate-binding protein, with protein sequence MIRRRLLPLAGLTVGALALAACAGPSVAPGGADAAASVEGAGGGPDFAGVEPADSITFWSANPGNSGEVTQEIIDAFTAETGIEVELVPTASYEEVAQKFQTAQAGGGLPDVVTLSDVWWFRFYLNDQIIPLGNVLEAADVDTDDYRPVFYGDYTYDGEQWGVPFARSTPLFYYNKQLWEAAGLPDRGPETWEELAEWAPKLAEANGGKPAFEWPEIAGYAGWVAQNVLWGYGGSWSLEDSFEPNTTSEESIAAMQFVQDSVYTDKWAAQASTDSTLSLVAGASAATIASSGSGVGILKALADAGDPFELGAAPLPGGPVATSGVVPTGGTGVSIPAGIEPEKQLAAAMFIGFLTNPENAVKFSGATGYIPVRSSADPSALYADNPALEVAVGQADATRSQDWARVFLPGADQELNAAFSDIVTQQADVAETMSTLGDTLEKIYTSQVEPNLK encoded by the coding sequence ATGATCCGCCGTCGTCTTCTCCCGCTCGCGGGACTCACCGTGGGAGCCCTCGCGCTCGCCGCGTGCGCAGGGCCGTCCGTCGCACCCGGCGGCGCCGACGCCGCCGCCTCCGTCGAGGGCGCCGGTGGCGGCCCCGACTTCGCGGGCGTGGAGCCCGCCGACAGCATCACCTTCTGGTCGGCCAACCCGGGCAACTCGGGCGAGGTCACGCAGGAGATCATCGACGCGTTCACGGCCGAGACGGGCATCGAGGTCGAGCTGGTGCCGACCGCGAGCTACGAGGAGGTCGCGCAGAAGTTCCAGACCGCCCAGGCCGGCGGCGGGCTGCCCGACGTGGTCACCCTCTCGGACGTGTGGTGGTTCCGCTTCTACCTGAACGACCAGATCATCCCGCTCGGCAACGTGCTCGAGGCCGCGGACGTGGACACCGACGACTACCGTCCCGTCTTCTACGGCGACTACACCTACGACGGCGAGCAGTGGGGCGTGCCGTTCGCGCGCTCGACGCCGCTGTTCTACTACAACAAGCAGCTCTGGGAGGCCGCGGGCCTGCCCGACCGCGGTCCGGAGACGTGGGAGGAGCTGGCGGAGTGGGCGCCGAAGCTGGCCGAGGCGAACGGCGGCAAGCCGGCGTTCGAGTGGCCGGAGATCGCCGGCTACGCCGGCTGGGTCGCGCAGAACGTGCTGTGGGGCTACGGCGGATCGTGGTCGCTCGAGGACTCGTTCGAGCCGAACACCACGTCGGAGGAGTCGATCGCGGCGATGCAGTTCGTGCAGGACTCGGTCTACACCGACAAGTGGGCCGCGCAGGCCTCGACCGACTCGACGCTCTCGCTCGTCGCGGGCGCGTCGGCCGCCACGATCGCGTCGTCCGGCTCGGGCGTCGGCATCCTCAAGGCCCTCGCGGACGCGGGCGATCCGTTCGAGCTCGGTGCCGCGCCGCTGCCCGGCGGCCCGGTCGCCACGTCGGGCGTCGTCCCCACCGGCGGCACGGGCGTGTCGATCCCCGCGGGCATCGAGCCGGAGAAGCAGCTGGCCGCCGCGATGTTCATCGGCTTCCTCACCAACCCCGAGAACGCGGTCAAGTTCTCGGGCGCGACGGGGTACATCCCGGTGCGCAGCTCGGCCGACCCGAGCGCGCTCTACGCGGACAACCCGGCGCTCGAGGTGGCCGTCGGCCAGGCCGACGCGACCCGTTCGCAGGACTGGGCGCGCGTGTTCCTCCCGGGCGCCGACCAGGAGCTGAACGCCGCGTTCTCCGACATCGTCACGCAGCAGGCGGACGTGGCCGAGACGATGAGCACGCTCGGCGACACCCTCGAGAAGATCTACACCTCGCAGGTGGAGCCGAATCTGAAGTGA